Proteins from a genomic interval of Mycobacterium conspicuum:
- a CDS encoding trans-aconitate 2-methyltransferase: protein MWDPDVYLAFADHRGRPFYDLVSRVGTERARRVVDLGCGPGNLTKFLAKRWPDAVIEALDSSPEMVAAARERGVDASTADLRDWKPKPDTDVVVSNAALHWVPEHADLLVRWAGELAPGSWIAVQLPNNFDTPSHATVRTLARRDSYAKTMADIPFRVGAVVHPPEKYANLLLDAGCKVDVWETTYLHQLTGEHPVLDWITGTALVPVRERLDDEGWEQFRQELIPLLDDAYPPRADGTTIFPFKRVFIVAEVGGALRSA, encoded by the coding sequence ATGTGGGATCCGGACGTGTACCTGGCGTTCGCCGACCATCGCGGCCGCCCCTTTTACGACCTGGTGTCGCGGGTCGGCACCGAGCGCGCACGCCGGGTGGTCGACCTCGGCTGCGGGCCGGGCAACCTGACCAAGTTTTTGGCCAAGCGCTGGCCCGACGCGGTGATCGAGGCGCTGGACAGCTCCCCGGAGATGGTCGCCGCCGCCCGCGAACGTGGGGTCGATGCGAGCACCGCCGATTTGCGCGACTGGAAGCCCAAGCCCGACACCGACGTGGTGGTCAGCAATGCGGCGCTGCACTGGGTGCCCGAGCACGCCGACCTACTGGTCCGGTGGGCCGGCGAGCTGGCGCCGGGATCGTGGATCGCCGTTCAGCTCCCAAACAACTTCGACACGCCATCGCACGCCACGGTGCGCACCTTGGCCCGTCGCGATTCGTATGCAAAAACCATGGCCGACATACCATTTCGAGTCGGCGCCGTCGTTCATCCGCCGGAGAAATACGCCAACCTGCTGCTCGACGCCGGGTGCAAGGTCGACGTCTGGGAAACGACGTATCTGCACCAGCTGACCGGCGAGCACCCGGTGCTGGACTGGATCACCGGGACCGCGCTCGTTCCGGTGCGCGAGCGGCTCGACGACGAGGGGTGGGAGCAGTTTCGTCAAGAACTGATCCCGCTGCTCGACGATGCCTACCCGCCCAGGGCCGACGGCACCACGATCTTCCCGTTCAAGCGGGTGTTCATTGTGGCCGAAGTGGGCGGCGCCCTCCGGTCGGCCTGA
- a CDS encoding alpha/beta hydrolase produces the protein MSEMPLLGAEGADVAPAAGLPARSDLSPGQRAVVDMFAIGDLALRTAASSLLSTTVAPSVLAHAMRHPGSERRNLAFYAELAAERDIATSFPAPTELPEVRSRRASPLAEWLAHGTVDNISFRSSFTPINPAMRTQWNTFSANSVARAQHWRHDDGPRPTLCVIHGFMGSSYFFNGLFFSLPWYYRSGYDVLLYTLPFHGRRAERLSPFSGYGYFASGLAGFAESMAQAVHDFRSVVDYLRHTGVQRVALTGISLGGYTTALLAAVEDRLEAVIPNCPVVTPAKLFDEWFPANALVGLGLRLANIDRDELNAGLAYHCPLNYVPVIAKDRRMIITGLGDRMAPPDQAVKLWEHWDHCALHWFPGSHVAHVSQLDYLRRMTPFLHEVMFN, from the coding sequence ATGTCCGAGATGCCGTTACTGGGTGCCGAGGGCGCGGATGTGGCGCCGGCCGCCGGGTTACCCGCCCGCTCGGACCTGTCCCCCGGTCAGCGCGCGGTGGTCGACATGTTCGCGATCGGCGACCTCGCGTTGCGGACGGCGGCCTCGTCGCTGCTGTCCACGACGGTGGCGCCGTCCGTCCTGGCCCACGCCATGCGTCACCCGGGCAGCGAGCGACGCAATCTGGCCTTCTACGCCGAGCTGGCGGCCGAGCGGGACATCGCGACGTCCTTCCCGGCTCCAACCGAACTGCCCGAGGTCCGGTCGCGGCGGGCCAGCCCGCTCGCCGAGTGGCTGGCGCACGGGACGGTCGACAACATCTCGTTCCGCAGCAGCTTTACCCCGATCAACCCGGCGATGCGAACGCAGTGGAACACCTTCAGCGCCAATAGCGTTGCGCGCGCTCAGCATTGGCGTCACGACGACGGACCGCGCCCGACGCTGTGTGTGATCCACGGCTTCATGGGTTCGTCGTACTTCTTCAACGGATTGTTCTTCTCGCTGCCGTGGTACTACCGCTCGGGCTACGACGTGTTGTTGTACACCTTGCCTTTTCACGGTCGGCGGGCCGAACGGTTGTCACCGTTCAGCGGCTATGGCTACTTCGCCAGCGGGCTGGCCGGCTTCGCCGAGTCGATGGCGCAGGCGGTGCACGACTTCCGCTCCGTCGTGGATTATCTGCGCCACACCGGTGTTCAGCGCGTGGCACTGACCGGGATTTCGCTGGGCGGCTACACCACGGCGCTGTTGGCGGCGGTCGAAGACCGGCTCGAGGCCGTGATCCCCAACTGTCCCGTCGTCACGCCCGCGAAGTTGTTCGACGAATGGTTCCCGGCCAACGCCTTGGTCGGGCTGGGCCTGCGGCTGGCCAACATCGACCGCGACGAGCTCAACGCCGGGTTGGCCTACCACTGCCCGCTGAACTATGTCCCAGTGATAGCCAAGGACCGCCGGATGATCATCACCGGGCTCGGCGATCGGATGGCGCCGCCGGACCAGGCCGTAAAGCTTTGGGAGCATTGGGATCACTGCGCGCTGCACTGGTTCCCCGGCAGCCACGTCGCGCACGTCAGCCAGCTGGACTACCTGCGGCGGATGACGCCGTTCCTGCACGAGGTCATGTTTAACTAG